GCCATAGCGGGAAGCTGAGATGGCCACGCCATGCCCTTCCTCGTGCGCTGCTTTGTTCGCGTCGCCCGGCATGAACGGAGCCAGGTGTGCCTTCGCAGCAACAGGGCCAACGCCCGGTCCACCGCCGCCGTGCGGGATGCAGAAGGTTTTGTGCAGGTTCAGGTGCGATACGTCGCCGCCGAACTTGCCCGGCTGGGCCAGGCCAACCAGCGCGTTCAGGTTCGCACCGTCAACGTACACCTGGCCGCCGGCTGCATGGATCGCGTCACAGACTTCGCGGACGTCGGCGTCGTACACGCCGTGCGTGGACGGGTAAGTGATCATGATGCAGGACAGGACGTCTTTGTTGGCTTCGATTTTGGCGGTCAGGTCTGCGTGATCGATGGTGCCGTCGGCAGCCGTGGCCACCACCACAACCTTCATCCCGGCCAAGACCGCGGACGCGGCGTTGGTGCCGTGGGCCGACGCGGGGATCAAGCAGACAGTGCGCTGCTGGTCACCACGGGACAGGTGATATCCACGGATGGCCAGCAGGCCGGCCAGCTCTCCCTGGGAACCGGCGTTCGGCTGGATGGAGACCTGGTCGTAGCCCGTGATCTCGGTGAGGTCGGCTTCCAGGTCTTCGATCAGTTCCCGCCAACCCGCTGTCTGGTGGTCCGGAGCGAACGGGTGGATCGACGCGAACTCAGGCCAGGAAATGGCTTCCATTTCAGCGGTTGCGTTGAGCTTCATGGTGCAGGAACCCAGCGGAATCATGGTGCGGTCCAGTGCGAGGTCCCGGTCGGACAGCCTGCGGATATAGCGCAACAGCTGCGTCTCGGAACGGTGCGTGTTGAACACCGGGTGCTGCAGGAAGTCGCTGCTTCGGACCACGTCTGCGGGCAGTTCGAACCCTGCTGCGTCCCCTACCGGACCGGCGCCAAAGGCGACGGCCACCGCGGAGAGGACCTCCGGCGTCGTGGTTTCATCAATGCTGACCCCAACGGTGTCGGCGTCGATGAATCGCAGGTTGATGCCGCGTGCCTCGGCGGCGCCGATGACTTTGTCAGCCTTGCCGGGGACGCGCACTGTGAGGGTGTCGAAGAAGGACTCGGACGTAAGTTCCCGGCCAGCTTTCTTCAGCGCTGCGGCAAGGGTGCGGGCATGGCCGTGAACGGTTTCGGCGATCGCCTTCAGGCCTTCCGGACCGTGGTAGACGGCGTACATCGAGGCGACAATGGCCAGCAAGGCCTGCGCTGTACAGATGTTGGACGTCGCCTTTTCGCGGCGGATGTGCTGCTCGCGGGTCTGGAGGGCCAGACGGTACGCGGGGACGCCTGCGTTGTCCTTGGAAACGCCCACGATACGGCCGGGAAGTGTGCGCTCCATGCCTTCGCGGACCGCCATGTAGGCCGCGTGCGGGCCGCCGAAGAACAGGGGCACGCCGAAGCGCTGCGCGGTTCCGACGGCGATGTCCGCACCTTGTTCACCCGGGGGCGTGATGAGGGTGAGCGCCAAAAGGTCAGCCGCGACGGTGACCAGCGCACCGCGTTCCTTGGCGTCGGCGATCACGACGGAGTGATCGAAGACTCGGCCCGAAACGCCCGGCTGCTGGAGCACGATGCCATTGATGTCGCCGTCGGGAAGGCCGGCCGAAAGGTCAGCGATCTCCACCTCGAAGCCTAACGCCTCAGCGCGACCCTTCACGATCGCGATGGTCTGCGGGAGGAGGTCGGAGTCCAAGACAGTCTTACCGTCCTTGGCAGTCTTGTTCTTGTTGGCCCTGCGCATGAGCAACACGGCCTCGGCCACGGCGGTGGCTTCGTCCAGCAGGGAAGCGTTCGCAACGGGCAGGCCGGTGAGGTCCTGCACCATGGTCTGGAAATTGAGCAGCGCTTCGAGGCGGCCCTGGGAAATTTCCGGCTGGTACGGGGTGTAAGCCGTGTACCAAGCGGGAGCTTCCAGGATGTTGCGGCGGATGACCGGCGGCGTCACGGTGTCGTAGTAGCCCTGGCCGATCATCTGGACGGCGGTCTTGTTCTTGGACGCGAGCTTGCGCAGCTCGGCGAGGACCTGCACCTCGGTGAGGGCGTCCTGCAACTTCAGGGCAGTGTCCTGGCGGATCGAATCGGGGATCGCGACGTCTACCAGGCCGTCGACAGAGTCGTAGCCAATGGCCTTGAGCATGGTGTCAACATCGGCTTGGCGACGGGCGCCGATGTGCCGGTCCGCGAAGGCGGTGGGGGTTGATTGAACAGTCAAGAGGAACTCCATGATTCAGGCGCCCAGTGAGCGCTCGATGATGTGGGTTCCTCCCCGCTCTGTATTGGACCTGAGAGATTCCGCAGGAATGGTTGCCTGCTTGCACCGTCGGTGAGCCCGGTTGCCCGGACTGCTTTCCAGAGTTGCCTAACCGCGGCGGTACATGGGCCTGAGAGATTCCTGGGGAGGATTTGCTCCTACGGCGCCTGACTGGATGTACCGGCAGGGCTCTCCCGCCGCAGATCAAAAGCGTTGCGTCACCGTGAGTGACACGCTTCACACCATAGCTGGTTGTTTTGAAAAAGCGCAAGCAAGGTGAAGTTACTGATGCATCGCCTCATGGATTTGCAGCGCGAACCAGAGCTGGGCAACTGTGGACGTTTCACCCATATCCAGCCCCGTCAGCTCGCCGATTTTCCGTATCCGGTAGATGATGGTTTGCCGGTGCGCGAACAACGCCGTTGCGGTCTTTTGCCAGGACCGTTGCGAGTCCAGATACGTCCTGAGCGTGACGAGGAGATCGCCCTCCTGGCTCTGCTCGTAGTCGAAAATCGGGCCTAAAAGCCGCCGAACCAGCGCCGTTCCTTCCTCGAAACCCGTCAGCCCCAGCCATGACGGCCCCTCCGCATAGCGGGCCAGTGCCAGCTTGTTGGCACGGGCGGAGCCAAGCGCCCAGAGGGATTCCTGCAGTGCGCGTTGGATGTTGGCAACGGCCGCCGGCGCGCTGATCCCGATCGCAGCATCCGCCCCGGCACAGTGCGCCAGGACGTGGTCAGGGACGTCGGCCGGGACCACCACATGGAGCCTGTTGTTTCGCTTCAACGACGCCGACGCAACCCCGTGCCTCCACAGTTCGATGTGCACGTTGGCCAGCCTGTCGCCGTCGTCCGCTTGTCTGTCTCCGCCGCCGGCGGACATCGAGGCGAGCAGGAAATCCTGGGGCGAAACCTGGAAAGCTGCCAGCCGGCTTTCCGTCTCGGCCATGCCCAGACGCCCGTCCATGGCCTGCAGCAGGAACTCGCCGGCCAACCTGTGACGGCCTTCCAAGGACAGCACGATGCGCGAAAGCTGCAGTCCCAGCACGGTTGCGGCGTGAAGGAGTACGACGGCGTCCGGGTGCGGTTCGCTGTTGGGCAGCACCACCAGGAGCGCATTGGCATGCGTGGGAATGTCCATGGTGAGCACGTGACGGCCCCGGATGCGGTGCCACTGGAAGTTCTTTCCGGCGAGGGACACCTGCCCGGACAGCGGAGCCCATTCCTCGGCAAGGAACTCTGGCAGCGTTTGCCCGTCCGGATGCCAGGGATGGAGGCAGCGTCGGTCCACCACGAACAGGTTTGCGTCGAGCTCAGTTGCCAGCCGTTGGACCAGGCTCTGCCAATGGTCCTCGGAAGCTCCGGCGGTGCGGAGCAGATCGTAGACGCGGGCCGTCTGCCGCAGCCGGCGCGATTCTTCGAGCAGTGAGGACTCGGCAACCGACCGGGCGATTGCGATGAAC
This genomic interval from Paenarthrobacter aurescens TC1 contains the following:
- the gcvP gene encoding glycine dehydrogenase (identified by match to protein family HMM PF02347; match to protein family HMM TIGR00461) — protein: MEFLLTVQSTPTAFADRHIGARRQADVDTMLKAIGYDSVDGLVDVAIPDSIRQDTALKLQDALTEVQVLAELRKLASKNKTAVQMIGQGYYDTVTPPVIRRNILEAPAWYTAYTPYQPEISQGRLEALLNFQTMVQDLTGLPVANASLLDEATAVAEAVLLMRRANKNKTAKDGKTVLDSDLLPQTIAIVKGRAEALGFEVEIADLSAGLPDGDINGIVLQQPGVSGRVFDHSVVIADAKERGALVTVAADLLALTLITPPGEQGADIAVGTAQRFGVPLFFGGPHAAYMAVREGMERTLPGRIVGVSKDNAGVPAYRLALQTREQHIRREKATSNICTAQALLAIVASMYAVYHGPEGLKAIAETVHGHARTLAAALKKAGRELTSESFFDTLTVRVPGKADKVIGAAEARGINLRFIDADTVGVSIDETTTPEVLSAVAVAFGAGPVGDAAGFELPADVVRSSDFLQHPVFNTHRSETQLLRYIRRLSDRDLALDRTMIPLGSCTMKLNATAEMEAISWPEFASIHPFAPDHQTAGWRELIEDLEADLTEITGYDQVSIQPNAGSQGELAGLLAIRGYHLSRGDQQRTVCLIPASAHGTNAASAVLAGMKVVVVATAADGTIDHADLTAKIEANKDVLSCIMITYPSTHGVYDADVREVCDAIHAAGGQVYVDGANLNALVGLAQPGKFGGDVSHLNLHKTFCIPHGGGGPGVGPVAAKAHLAPFMPGDANKAAHEEGHGVAISASRYGSAGVLPISWAYVKLMGGQGLTDATKSALLAANYVASRLDEHFPVLYTGEGGLVAHECILDLRELTTRTGVTAEDVAKRLIDFGFHAPTLAFPVAGTLMVEPTESEDLAEIDRFIEAMITIRAEIEQVASGDFTLEKSPLRNAPHTAAAVVYSGWDRDYTREQAAFPVHHLKQDKYFPPVGRIDGAAGDRNLVCSCPPLEDFEN
- a CDS encoding putative transcription regulator (identified by match to protein family HMM PF07905), encoding MAPTPQRTQGKTGPRMAITVAELVAEPQLGLTLLAGSAGRDNRITWAHTSDLPRLWEWVTGGELMMTNGLSIPPDAQGQVALAEALVDSGASALAIGEKMHAPPLTAEFLAACERLPLPLVNIPYPLPFIAIARSVAESSLLEESRRLRQTARVYDLLRTAGASEDHWQSLVQRLATELDANLFVVDRRCLHPWHPDGQTLPEFLAEEWAPLSGQVSLAGKNFQWHRIRGRHVLTMDIPTHANALLVVLPNSEPHPDAVVLLHAATVLGLQLSRIVLSLEGRHRLAGEFLLQAMDGRLGMAETESRLAAFQVSPQDFLLASMSAGGGDRQADDGDRLANVHIELWRHGVASASLKRNNRLHVVVPADVPDHVLAHCAGADAAIGISAPAAVANIQRALQESLWALGSARANKLALARYAEGPSWLGLTGFEEGTALVRRLLGPIFDYEQSQEGDLLVTLRTYLDSQRSWQKTATALFAHRQTIIYRIRKIGELTGLDMGETSTVAQLWFALQIHEAMHQ